A genomic stretch from Bos javanicus breed banteng chromosome 29, ARS-OSU_banteng_1.0, whole genome shotgun sequence includes:
- the LOC133241701 gene encoding pregnancy-associated glycoprotein 2 — translation MKTLRETLREKNLLNNFLEEQAYRLSKNDSKITIHPLRNYLDTAYVGNITIGTPPQEFRVVFDTGSANLWVPSISCTSPACYTHKTFNPQNSSSFREVGSPITIFYGSGIIQGFLGSDTVRVTWKQKLTQGSFCWEQEERGKHRLLYSQTVPGTFVIGNLVSPEQSFGLSLEEYGFDSLPFDGILGLAFPAMGIEDTIPIFDNLWSHGAFSEPVFAFYLNTNKPEGSVVMFGGVDHRYYKGELNWIPVSQTSHWQISMNNISMNGTVTACSCGCEALLDTGTSLIYGPTNLVTNIHKLMNARLENSEYLVSCDAVKTLPPIIFNINGIDYPLRPQAYIIKIQNNCRSVFQGGTENSSLNTWILGDIFLRQYFSVFDRKNRRIGLAPAV, via the exons atgaagacctTGCGAGAAACCCTGAGGGAAAAAAACTTGCTGAACAATTTCCTGGAGGAACAAGCTTACAGACTGTCCAAGAATGACTCCAAAATAACTATTCACCCGCTGAGGAACTATCTGGAT ACTGCCTACGTGGGTAACATCACCATTGGAACACCCCCTCAGGAGTTCCGGGTCGTCTTTGACACAGGCTCAGCTAACTTGTGGGTGCCTTCCATCAGCTGTACCAGTCCAGCCTGTT ATACACACAAAACCTTCaatcctcaaaattcttcaagcttcCGGGAAGTAGGCTCGCCTATCACCATCTTCTATGGATCTGGGATAATTCAGGGATTTCTTGGCTCTGACACCGTTCGGGTAACGTGGAAACAAAAGCTGA CTCAAGGTTCATTTTGCTGGGAGCAAGAAGAGAGGGGAAAGCACCGACTTTTATATTCTCagactgtgccaggcactttcgTG ATCGGGAACCTTGTTAGCCCTGAACAGTCGTTTGGCCTAAGCCTGGAGGAATACGGGTTTGATTCTCTACCCTTTGATGGTATCCTGGGCTTGGCTTTTCCCGCCATGGGCATCGAAGATACCATCCCCATCTTTGACAACTTGTGGTCACACGGTGCTTTTTCTGAGCCTGTCTTTGCCTTCTACTTGAACAC AAACAAGCCAGAGGGCAGTGTGGTGATGTTTGGTGGGGTGGACCACCGCTACTACAAGGGAGAGCTCAACTGGATACCAGTGTCCCAAACTAGCCATTGGCAGATAAGCATGAACAA CATCAGCATGAACGGGACTGTTACTGCTTGTTCTTGTGGATGTGAGGCCCTTTTGGACACCGGGACATCATTGATCTACGGCCCAACAAATCTGGTCACCAACATCCACAAGCTCATGAACGCCAGGCTTGAGAATTCTGAG TATTTGGTTTCATGTGATGCTGTCAAGACCCTGCCTCCTATCATCTTCAACATCAATGGCATCGACTATCCACTGCGCCCTCAAGCCTACATCATCAAG ATTCAAAACAACTGCCGCAGTGTCTTTCAAGGAGGCACAGAAAATAGCTCTCTAAACACCTGGATCCTTGGTGATATCTTCCTGAGGCAGTACTTCTCGGTTTTTGATCGTAAAAATAGAAGGATTGGCCTGGCTCCGGCAGTGTAA